The proteins below come from a single Roseiflexus sp. RS-1 genomic window:
- a CDS encoding HlyD family efflux transporter periplasmic adaptor subunit, producing MFWFSMKRTVMTAAALLALTACGGQATAIQPTPIPPVRADERVVAEARVVPARSAALAMNSSGVVADVLVSEGDTVQAQQVLLVLDTRRQEAIVAQAAADKARAEATLARLKAGPTEEEIVAAEAQVQRAEAQLQQVRGNVTDRDILAAEARLQQARARLAELERASNRPEVVQAGARLEEARATLEAEKARLSAAKTDARLRMEQAVEALTRAQSAWVVAKNEWDSVQADGQHPTLGYGLNEAEKRKFYDAFVQAETALRSAESSLEQARIAYDAARQAEAAGVSAAGQRVVEAQAAYDRIVRSTNNDELAAARAEVADAQARLERLRGEERAGAIAVAEATLAEARANLARLKAGPTAAQIAEAEADVRRATAALQAAQTQLDELTLRAPFGGLIAAVNIKPGEYVTPGTPLITIGDPGAWQIETTDLTELSIVKVQPDAPVTITFDALPGLEMQGRVTRIRELGENRQGDITYRVIITPAQHNPRLRWNMTASVAIGQP from the coding sequence ATGTTCTGGTTCTCGATGAAACGAACGGTGATGACAGCGGCAGCGCTTCTGGCGCTGACCGCCTGTGGCGGTCAGGCGACCGCCATCCAGCCCACCCCCATACCGCCTGTGCGCGCTGATGAGCGCGTGGTCGCCGAAGCCCGCGTTGTGCCGGCACGCAGCGCTGCGCTGGCGATGAATAGCAGCGGCGTGGTGGCGGACGTGCTTGTATCAGAAGGCGACACAGTTCAGGCGCAACAGGTGCTGCTCGTGCTCGACACCCGACGACAAGAGGCAATCGTTGCACAGGCGGCAGCCGATAAGGCGCGCGCCGAAGCGACACTGGCGCGTCTGAAAGCAGGACCGACCGAAGAGGAGATTGTCGCTGCCGAAGCGCAGGTGCAGCGTGCCGAAGCACAATTGCAGCAGGTGCGCGGCAATGTCACCGACCGCGACATCCTTGCCGCCGAAGCCCGTCTCCAGCAGGCGCGTGCGCGCCTTGCAGAACTTGAGCGCGCCAGCAACCGCCCCGAAGTCGTTCAGGCAGGCGCACGCCTGGAAGAAGCACGCGCCACGCTCGAAGCCGAAAAAGCGCGTCTCTCCGCCGCCAAGACCGATGCCCGTCTGCGGATGGAACAGGCTGTCGAAGCGCTCACCCGCGCTCAATCAGCGTGGGTCGTCGCAAAAAATGAGTGGGATAGCGTACAGGCCGACGGTCAACACCCGACGCTCGGTTATGGATTGAACGAAGCTGAGAAGCGCAAATTCTACGATGCGTTCGTTCAGGCGGAAACAGCGCTGCGGAGCGCCGAAAGCAGCCTGGAACAGGCGCGCATCGCATACGACGCCGCGCGTCAGGCGGAAGCGGCGGGCGTCAGCGCCGCCGGGCAGCGCGTCGTCGAGGCGCAGGCGGCGTATGACCGCATTGTCCGCAGCACAAACAACGATGAACTCGCTGCGGCGCGCGCTGAAGTCGCCGATGCCCAGGCGCGCCTGGAGAGACTCCGTGGCGAAGAACGCGCCGGCGCCATCGCCGTCGCCGAAGCGACGCTGGCGGAAGCCCGCGCCAACCTGGCACGGTTGAAAGCCGGTCCTACTGCTGCGCAGATCGCCGAAGCAGAGGCCGATGTACGCCGCGCCACTGCCGCGCTCCAGGCGGCACAGACACAACTCGATGAATTGACCCTGCGCGCGCCATTCGGTGGTCTGATTGCTGCGGTCAATATCAAACCGGGCGAGTATGTCACCCCTGGCACACCATTGATTACCATCGGCGATCCCGGCGCCTGGCAGATCGAAACAACCGACCTGACCGAACTCAGCATCGTCAAAGTGCAACCTGATGCACCGGTCACGATCACTTTCGATGCACTGCCCGGCCTCGAAATGCAGGGGCGCGTCACACGGATCCGTGAACTCGGCGAGAACCGCCAGGGCGACATTACCTACCGCGTCATCATCACCCCGGCGCAACACAACCCTCGCCTGCGCTGGAATATGACCGCTTCGGTTGCGATCGGTCAACCGTAA
- a CDS encoding Rieske (2Fe-2S) protein, translating to MARDIVRVAAYHDIPPGRMIYVEIDGLPIALANVAGVIYAFSDSCRHEGGPLSSGVLIGETVTCPWHGWTYNVRTGKAIVPPVGIRIPTYETRIEGNDVFVVLDWPD from the coding sequence ATGGCTCGTGACATCGTGCGTGTCGCCGCATACCACGACATTCCGCCTGGTCGGATGATCTATGTCGAGATCGATGGCCTGCCCATCGCACTGGCAAACGTCGCAGGCGTGATCTACGCTTTCAGCGATTCCTGCCGGCACGAGGGCGGTCCTCTCTCGTCCGGCGTCCTTATCGGCGAGACGGTCACATGCCCGTGGCATGGATGGACCTACAACGTCCGCACTGGTAAAGCGATCGTGCCGCCGGTTGGCATTCGCATTCCAACCTATGAGACGCGCATCGAAGGGAACGATGTGTTTGTCGTCCTTGACTGGCCCGATTGA
- a CDS encoding lactate racemase domain-containing protein, with translation MNDAVPLPPSWRVTRAISHTPVASHTTTIHVGDRRLTDLARPGMRVTIAFTDATRACPDEHLVGGLLNELEACGIAPEHITLICATGLHRPSTATERLAKLGPAIVARYRIVDHNALDPDGLVDLGIIDGIPLVVNRQCVECDLLLATGVVEPHQYAGYSGGAKTVVIGCGGEATISATHGPVMLDHAGTRLGSIEGNPFQAFVRAGGERIGLRYVVNTILDETGEPLIIAAGPPVAVHDYLVAQARTIYETPVNHPVHVACAGVEGPKAVNLYQASRAATYLALAERTPLLPGAPILLPAPIPEGAGEGAGERRFFEALARAPSPHHLLEDLRQTGFPAGAQRAYILAQTLVRHPIIVVGAQHPDVVRACHMHAAPDMATGIALADRLAREAFSLAPDAPLEFLDVPHALLTMPRLTVP, from the coding sequence ATGAACGATGCCGTGCCGCTGCCGCCATCCTGGCGGGTGACTCGCGCTATCAGTCATACCCCCGTTGCGTCGCATACCACGACGATCCACGTCGGTGACCGGCGTCTCACCGATCTCGCTCGACCAGGCATGCGCGTGACCATTGCCTTTACCGACGCGACCCGCGCCTGCCCCGATGAACACCTGGTCGGCGGTCTCCTGAATGAACTTGAGGCGTGCGGGATCGCTCCGGAGCACATTACCCTGATCTGCGCCACTGGTCTGCATCGCCCTTCGACTGCCACCGAACGCCTGGCAAAACTGGGACCTGCCATCGTTGCCCGTTACCGTATTGTTGACCACAATGCACTCGATCCCGACGGACTCGTCGATCTTGGCATCATCGACGGCATACCGCTGGTCGTCAACCGGCAGTGTGTCGAATGCGACCTCCTTCTGGCAACCGGCGTTGTCGAACCGCACCAGTACGCCGGTTATTCCGGCGGCGCGAAAACAGTCGTCATTGGTTGCGGCGGCGAGGCGACCATCAGCGCAACCCACGGACCCGTGATGCTCGACCATGCCGGCACTCGCCTGGGATCAATCGAAGGCAACCCGTTTCAGGCATTCGTGCGGGCTGGCGGCGAACGCATCGGATTGCGCTACGTGGTCAACACCATCCTCGACGAGACGGGAGAGCCGCTCATAATCGCCGCCGGTCCGCCAGTCGCTGTCCACGATTATCTGGTAGCGCAGGCGCGCACGATCTACGAAACGCCGGTGAACCATCCGGTGCACGTGGCGTGTGCAGGGGTCGAGGGACCCAAAGCGGTCAATCTGTATCAGGCGAGTCGTGCAGCAACCTATCTGGCGCTGGCGGAACGCACCCCGCTTCTCCCCGGCGCGCCGATCCTGTTACCGGCGCCAATACCGGAAGGCGCTGGCGAGGGCGCTGGCGAACGACGGTTCTTCGAAGCGCTGGCACGCGCACCATCACCTCATCACCTTCTGGAAGACCTGCGACAGACCGGCTTTCCTGCCGGAGCGCAACGCGCCTACATCCTGGCGCAGACGCTGGTGCGCCATCCGATCATCGTCGTCGGCGCGCAGCATCCCGACGTTGTGCGCGCCTGCCATATGCACGCCGCGCCCGATATGGCGACCGGGATTGCGCTGGCAGATCGTCTGGCGCGTGAAGCATTTTCACTGGCGCCCGACGCGCCGCTCGAGTTTCTGGATGTGCCGCATGCGCTGTTGACCATGCCACGACTGACCGTTCCATAA
- the deoC gene encoding deoxyribose-phosphate aldolase: MNIARMIDHTLLKPDATPQQIAQICAEAREYGFAAVCVNPVHVAQAAALLLGSATVVCSVAGFPLGATSTAVKVFETRQAIADGAREIDMVISIGHLKHGDNDHVLNDIRSVVEAAHTGGAICKVIIETALLTDEEKRRACILAVEAGADFVKTSTGFASGGATVEDVALMRAVVGNRARIKAAGGIRTLADAHAMIAAGAARIGTSSGVAIVRETMDQK; encoded by the coding sequence ATGAACATCGCACGAATGATCGATCATACGCTGTTGAAACCCGATGCAACACCGCAGCAGATCGCACAGATATGCGCTGAGGCGCGCGAATACGGCTTCGCTGCCGTCTGTGTCAACCCGGTGCATGTGGCACAGGCAGCCGCGCTACTCTTGGGAAGCGCCACTGTCGTATGCTCGGTTGCCGGATTTCCGCTGGGAGCAACCAGCACAGCGGTGAAAGTCTTCGAGACCCGCCAGGCAATCGCCGACGGCGCGCGTGAGATCGACATGGTCATCAGCATCGGTCATCTCAAACACGGCGACAATGACCACGTGCTCAACGACATCCGCAGCGTCGTCGAAGCAGCGCATACCGGCGGAGCGATCTGCAAAGTCATCATCGAAACCGCTCTGCTGACCGACGAAGAGAAGCGACGCGCGTGCATCCTTGCGGTTGAAGCTGGCGCCGATTTTGTGAAGACCTCAACCGGGTTTGCATCAGGCGGTGCCACCGTCGAGGATGTAGCGCTCATGCGCGCGGTCGTTGGCAATCGCGCCCGGATCAAGGCTGCCGGCGGCATTCGCACACTGGCGGACGCCCACGCTATGATTGCTGCCGGTGCAGCACGCATCGGCACAAGTTCCGGCGTTGCGATTGTCCGTGAAACAATGGACCAAAAATAG
- a CDS encoding NUDIX hydrolase, translated as MTSDKHSSMPDQRVAYSAGGVIYRVNGNRFEVALIATHEGRRWGLPKGHVRRGETAEAAAVREIAEETGLTGVVERHLATIEYWFRAGSTRIHKYVDLFLVRYTGGALMPQTAEVDDVRWFSLQEAAERASFARERDVLNQVRQLLEGK; from the coding sequence ATGACATCTGACAAGCACTCATCGATGCCTGATCAGCGCGTCGCCTACTCCGCAGGAGGCGTTATTTACCGTGTCAATGGCAATCGGTTTGAAGTGGCGCTGATCGCCACCCATGAAGGACGACGCTGGGGTTTACCCAAGGGTCACGTGCGTCGCGGCGAGACGGCGGAAGCCGCCGCAGTGCGCGAAATCGCCGAGGAAACCGGACTGACCGGTGTTGTCGAACGCCATCTTGCAACGATCGAGTACTGGTTTCGCGCCGGATCGACGCGCATTCACAAGTATGTCGATCTGTTCCTCGTGCGCTATACGGGGGGGGCGCTGATGCCGCAGACGGCTGAGGTCGATGATGTGCGCTGGTTTTCCCTTCAGGAAGCGGCGGAGAGAGCCAGTTTCGCCCGTGAACGCGATGTGCTCAATCAGGTGCGTCAGCTTCTGGAGGGAAAATGA
- a CDS encoding inorganic diphosphatase, whose amino-acid sequence MNLWHELESGPNTPEVVHVVVEIPKGSRNKYEYHKQTGAFKLDRVLYSAVHYPGDYGFIPQTYYDDGDPLDVLVMTNLPTFTGCIVEARPIGLFRMTDRGEPDDKILAVLHYDPFFADFSDYTQLPAHYLKEVEHFFTVYKDLEGARVEPIGWENAVVAKERVCYAVNLYWDMRAGRLPKRV is encoded by the coding sequence ATGAATCTCTGGCACGAGCTTGAGTCCGGTCCCAACACGCCGGAAGTGGTTCACGTTGTTGTGGAAATTCCGAAAGGCTCGCGCAACAAATACGAGTATCACAAGCAAACCGGGGCGTTCAAACTGGATCGGGTGCTCTATTCGGCGGTTCATTACCCTGGTGATTATGGGTTTATTCCGCAGACGTACTACGATGATGGCGATCCGCTTGATGTGCTGGTGATGACGAACCTGCCAACCTTCACCGGCTGTATTGTCGAAGCCCGTCCCATTGGCTTGTTCCGCATGACTGACCGTGGTGAGCCGGACGACAAGATTCTGGCAGTGTTGCACTATGATCCGTTCTTTGCCGATTTCAGCGACTACACACAGTTGCCGGCGCATTATCTCAAAGAAGTCGAACACTTCTTCACGGTCTATAAAGACCTTGAAGGCGCCCGTGTCGAACCGATCGGATGGGAAAATGCCGTTGTAGCCAAGGAACGGGTCTGTTACGCGGTGAACCTCTACTGGGACATGCGAGCCGGACGCCTCCCCAAGCGTGTGTAG
- a CDS encoding TIGR00266 family protein produces the protein MQCPTCGAVLSPTARFCSQCGTRIAAPPPPAAPPPPPSEPTPSSTGDLYAYGNQMGQRLDLPDPTVTARGRGVTGMEYQIVGTTLQAVILELDPGETVYSESGAMSWMSGNIQMATNTRGGGLGGMFKRAISGESLFLNEFTSAGGKGIVAFASDFPGKIVPVPLLEGQSMIVQKQAFLCAEKTVGLDIHFRKRLGAGFFGGEGFIMQKLTGPGVAFVCLDGEIVEYTLDAGQVLKVDTGHVAMYEPTVEFDIEMVKGFKNILLGGEGLFLTTLRGPGRVWLQTMPTANLAKAVAGYISFGGSSRSGSSGDVIGDVIGGLLDR, from the coding sequence ATGCAATGCCCGACATGTGGCGCTGTTCTTTCACCAACCGCCAGATTCTGCTCCCAGTGTGGCACTCGCATTGCAGCGCCACCGCCGCCAGCCGCACCGCCACCGCCGCCTTCCGAGCCGACGCCATCATCGACGGGTGATCTGTACGCATACGGCAATCAGATGGGTCAGCGGTTGGACCTGCCTGACCCGACGGTGACCGCGCGTGGGCGTGGTGTGACCGGGATGGAATATCAGATTGTTGGGACGACCTTGCAGGCGGTCATTCTTGAACTTGACCCTGGCGAGACGGTCTACTCCGAGTCGGGCGCGATGTCCTGGATGTCGGGCAACATCCAGATGGCGACCAACACCCGCGGCGGCGGGCTTGGCGGGATGTTCAAGCGCGCCATCTCCGGCGAGAGCCTGTTCCTCAACGAGTTCACCTCGGCTGGCGGCAAGGGCATCGTCGCCTTCGCATCCGATTTCCCCGGCAAGATCGTGCCGGTTCCGCTTCTCGAAGGGCAGAGTATGATCGTCCAGAAGCAGGCGTTCCTCTGCGCCGAGAAAACGGTCGGGCTTGATATCCACTTCCGCAAGCGCCTGGGCGCGGGGTTCTTCGGCGGCGAGGGGTTCATCATGCAGAAGTTAACCGGTCCGGGGGTGGCGTTCGTCTGTCTGGACGGCGAGATCGTCGAGTATACGCTGGATGCGGGGCAGGTGCTGAAGGTGGACACCGGGCACGTGGCGATGTATGAGCCGACGGTGGAGTTCGACATCGAGATGGTGAAGGGGTTCAAGAACATTCTGCTGGGCGGCGAAGGGTTGTTCCTGACGACGCTGCGCGGACCGGGGCGCGTCTGGTTGCAGACGATGCCGACCGCCAATCTCGCCAAAGCTGTTGCCGGATATATATCGTTTGGCGGGAGTAGTCGAAGTGGGAGCAGCGGCGATGTGATTGGTGATGTGATCGGCGGTCTGCTCGACCGGTAG
- the rho gene encoding transcription termination factor Rho has translation MNVAELESKTLNDLRELAKASGITGVSNLKKQDLIFKLLQAQTEEAGHTLSDGVLDIVADGYGFLRGERMLPGPNDVYVSQSQIRRFGLRTGDRVWGQIRPPKESERYYSLLRVELINGMDPETARKRPSFDQLTPIFPNEQIKLETEPHLLATRLVDLVAPIGRGQRGLIVSPPKAGKTLLLKAIANGITTNYQDIHLMVLLIGERPEEVTDMRRSVKGDVISSTFDEPVEDHTKVAEMTLERAKRLVEGGQDVVILMDSITRLARAYNLDMPPSGRTLSGGIDPVALYPPKRFFGAARNIENGGSLTIIATCLVDTGSRMDDVIYEEFKGTGNMELHLDRKLAEKRVFPAIDITRSGTRREELLLPPDVLRQVWTLRRMVSMLGEGEGTELVLTRMMKTRNNAEFLATLSKAN, from the coding sequence ATCAATGTTGCCGAACTCGAGAGCAAAACGCTCAATGATCTGCGAGAACTGGCGAAAGCGAGCGGTATTACCGGCGTCAGCAATCTGAAAAAGCAGGATCTGATCTTCAAACTGCTGCAAGCGCAGACGGAAGAGGCGGGCCATACCCTGTCCGACGGTGTTCTCGACATTGTCGCCGATGGGTATGGTTTCTTGCGCGGTGAACGGATGTTGCCCGGACCAAACGATGTCTATGTGTCGCAATCGCAGATTCGGCGGTTTGGGCTGCGCACTGGTGACCGGGTTTGGGGGCAGATCCGTCCGCCGAAGGAGAGTGAGCGGTACTACTCGCTCCTGCGCGTCGAGTTGATCAATGGGATGGATCCGGAAACAGCGCGCAAACGCCCGTCGTTTGATCAGTTGACGCCGATCTTTCCCAACGAACAGATCAAACTCGAAACGGAGCCGCACCTGCTGGCAACACGTCTGGTTGACCTGGTGGCGCCGATCGGTCGTGGTCAGCGCGGTCTGATCGTGTCGCCGCCCAAAGCAGGGAAGACGTTGCTGCTCAAGGCGATTGCCAATGGCATCACCACCAACTATCAGGACATTCACCTGATGGTGCTGCTCATCGGTGAACGCCCCGAAGAAGTCACCGATATGCGGCGCTCGGTCAAGGGCGATGTCATCTCGTCAACGTTCGATGAGCCGGTCGAAGACCATACGAAGGTCGCCGAGATGACGCTGGAACGCGCCAAGCGACTGGTTGAAGGCGGGCAGGACGTTGTGATCCTCATGGACTCGATCACCCGTCTGGCGCGTGCGTACAACCTGGATATGCCGCCGAGCGGGCGCACGCTCTCTGGCGGTATCGATCCGGTGGCGCTCTACCCGCCCAAGCGCTTCTTCGGCGCTGCGCGCAATATCGAGAATGGCGGGTCACTGACGATCATCGCTACCTGTCTGGTCGATACCGGCAGTCGAATGGACGATGTGATCTATGAGGAGTTCAAAGGCACCGGGAATATGGAACTGCACCTCGACCGCAAACTGGCGGAGAAGCGTGTGTTCCCGGCAATCGACATTACCCGCAGTGGTACGCGCCGTGAGGAACTGTTGCTGCCGCCCGACGTGCTGCGTCAGGTGTGGACGCTGCGTCGTATGGTCAGCATGCTCGGCGAAGGCGAGGGTACTGAACTGGTCCTGACCCGCATGATGAAGACGCGGAATAATGCCGAGTTCCTGGCGACGTTGAGCAAGGCGAATTAG
- the alaS gene encoding alanine--tRNA ligase → MKKLSSAAIREQFLRFFEERGHVRVPSSSLIPGNDPTLLFTNSGMVQFKDTFLGLEQRPYTRATTVQKCLRVSGKHNDLEEVGPSPRHHTFFEMLGNFSFGDYFKSEAIPMAWELLTKVFELPVERLWFTVFEGDDEVPPDDEAAQLWVAAGADPDRVLRFGRKDNFWVMADTGPCGPCSEITIYIGDDLRAMSAQGVNSDDPNYVEIWNNVFMQFERSTMQPLHRPSVDTGMGLERMAMVMQGVHSTYETDLFIPLIERQLALLGADESTYRARVAPYRAVADHSRAVAFLIADGVLPGNTGRSYVLRRILRRAVYQGRTVGFEKPFLAEIVAAVIEQMGAVYPELRERADFILETVDLEERQFLRTLSGGMSILNSVIERVRASGSTVIPGDDAFTLKDTYGFPLDLTQKIAAEHGLTVDEAGYERRMEEQRDRGRRAAQFKRAAEAEVWAGIDLPPTRFTGYAAVSGSGVVQAIVVAGDQVAEASAGQQVQIALDSTPFYAESGGQVGDTGVLIGPRGRVRVEDVQRPVPGVIVHYGVVESGSVMLHDPVDAHVDSGRRAAIMRNHTATHLLHRALRDVLGEHAAQAGSLVAPDRLRFDFTHTRPLTPEQLHEIERRVNAWIRADTPVVWQELSYQAAIEAGAIALFGEKYGDVVRMVTIGCVNGHDAPSPAALAERELAGFPMCSRELCGGTHVGRSGEIGLFRIISESSVAAGVRRIEALTGPEAEAWVDAQIATLQAVAARVGAPQTQLVERVEALIAELKQRQRALDELTARMARSNLEGLLASVQSVGDIRFLAAQVEAPNAARLREMGDWLRDKLGSGVVVLATVFDGKAQILAMATPDLAGKRIHAGNLVKALAPIVGGSGGGRPDMAQAGGRDSAKIPQALEHVAAVIAAQAGV, encoded by the coding sequence ATGAAAAAACTTTCCAGCGCCGCGATTCGTGAGCAGTTTTTGCGTTTCTTTGAAGAACGCGGTCACGTCCGGGTACCCAGTTCATCGCTCATCCCTGGAAATGATCCAACCCTGCTGTTTACCAACTCCGGTATGGTGCAGTTCAAGGATACGTTCCTGGGACTGGAGCAACGCCCATACACCCGCGCCACAACGGTTCAGAAGTGTCTGCGCGTCTCGGGGAAGCACAACGATCTCGAAGAGGTCGGTCCGTCGCCGCGTCACCATACGTTCTTCGAGATGCTCGGCAACTTCTCCTTCGGCGATTACTTCAAATCCGAGGCGATTCCCATGGCGTGGGAGTTGTTGACGAAGGTGTTCGAACTCCCGGTTGAACGTTTGTGGTTTACCGTCTTCGAGGGCGACGACGAGGTGCCGCCTGATGACGAAGCAGCGCAGTTGTGGGTTGCAGCCGGCGCCGATCCGGACCGTGTTCTTCGCTTCGGACGCAAGGACAACTTCTGGGTGATGGCGGATACCGGTCCGTGCGGTCCGTGTTCCGAGATTACGATCTATATCGGCGATGATCTGCGGGCGATGAGTGCGCAGGGGGTCAATTCCGACGATCCGAACTATGTCGAGATCTGGAACAATGTGTTCATGCAGTTTGAGCGCAGCACCATGCAACCGCTCCATCGCCCGTCGGTCGATACCGGTATGGGGCTCGAACGCATGGCGATGGTCATGCAGGGGGTTCATTCCACCTATGAGACCGATCTGTTCATTCCGCTGATTGAGCGCCAGCTGGCGCTGCTCGGCGCGGACGAGTCGACCTATCGCGCGCGGGTTGCGCCCTACCGCGCCGTCGCCGACCATAGCCGCGCGGTGGCGTTCCTGATCGCCGACGGGGTGCTTCCAGGCAATACAGGGCGGTCGTATGTGCTGCGCCGCATTCTGCGCCGCGCAGTCTACCAGGGTCGCACGGTCGGCTTCGAGAAGCCATTCCTGGCGGAGATCGTCGCAGCGGTGATCGAGCAGATGGGTGCGGTCTATCCCGAATTGCGCGAACGCGCCGATTTTATCCTGGAAACGGTCGATCTGGAAGAACGCCAGTTCCTGCGCACCCTTTCGGGCGGAATGAGCATTCTGAACAGTGTTATTGAACGGGTGCGCGCCAGCGGCAGTACGGTCATTCCTGGCGATGATGCATTTACGCTCAAGGATACCTATGGCTTTCCGCTCGATCTGACGCAGAAAATCGCTGCCGAACACGGTTTGACCGTCGATGAGGCAGGATACGAGCGGCGCATGGAAGAACAGCGTGACCGGGGCCGTCGTGCGGCACAGTTCAAACGGGCAGCCGAGGCGGAAGTATGGGCGGGGATCGATCTGCCGCCAACCCGCTTCACCGGCTATGCGGCGGTTTCCGGCAGCGGCGTGGTGCAGGCGATTGTCGTCGCTGGCGATCAGGTCGCCGAAGCCAGCGCCGGTCAACAGGTGCAGATCGCGCTCGACAGCACGCCGTTCTATGCCGAAAGCGGTGGTCAGGTCGGTGATACCGGCGTCCTGATCGGTCCGCGCGGTCGTGTCCGGGTCGAAGATGTGCAACGACCCGTGCCCGGCGTGATTGTTCATTATGGCGTGGTCGAGAGTGGCAGCGTGATGCTGCACGATCCGGTCGACGCGCACGTCGATAGTGGGCGTCGTGCCGCTATTATGCGCAACCATACCGCAACCCACCTGCTCCATCGCGCCCTGCGTGATGTGCTCGGCGAACATGCCGCGCAGGCTGGCTCACTCGTTGCGCCGGATCGCCTGCGTTTCGACTTTACGCATACGCGCCCGCTGACCCCGGAACAACTGCACGAGATCGAGCGACGCGTCAATGCCTGGATCCGTGCCGATACGCCGGTTGTCTGGCAGGAGTTGAGTTATCAGGCGGCTATCGAAGCCGGCGCTATCGCGCTGTTCGGCGAAAAATATGGCGATGTGGTGCGCATGGTCACGATTGGATGCGTCAACGGTCATGATGCGCCTTCACCTGCTGCGCTGGCTGAACGCGAACTGGCAGGCTTTCCGATGTGCTCGCGTGAACTGTGCGGCGGAACCCATGTCGGGCGGAGCGGCGAGATTGGACTGTTCCGCATCATTTCGGAAAGTAGCGTCGCTGCTGGCGTGCGACGCATCGAGGCATTGACCGGTCCTGAAGCCGAAGCGTGGGTCGATGCCCAGATTGCAACACTCCAGGCGGTTGCCGCTCGCGTCGGAGCGCCTCAAACTCAACTGGTCGAGCGTGTCGAGGCGTTGATCGCCGAATTGAAGCAACGTCAGCGCGCCCTCGATGAGTTGACCGCCCGCATGGCGCGGTCCAACCTGGAAGGGTTGCTCGCCAGCGTGCAATCGGTGGGCGACATTCGCTTCCTGGCAGCACAGGTCGAAGCGCCCAACGCCGCGCGATTGCGCGAAATGGGCGACTGGCTGCGCGACAAATTGGGGTCGGGCGTGGTGGTGCTGGCGACGGTATTCGACGGCAAAGCCCAGATTCTGGCAATGGCAACGCCCGATCTGGCGGGGAAACGGATCCATGCTGGCAATCTCGTGAAGGCGCTTGCGCCGATCGTCGGCGGCAGCGGCGGCGGTCGCCCCGATATGGCGCAGGCTGGCGGACGTGATAGTGCGAAGATACCTCAAGCGTTGGAGCATGTTGCCGCAGTGATAGCGGCGCAGGCGGGGGTTTGA
- the ruvX gene encoding Holliday junction resolvase RuvX, whose amino-acid sequence MSSEPGRVMALDVGERRIGVALSDPTRMLASPLTTIRAVPRSTALKRILTLIRDYQVTALVVGLPLTMNGDIGPQATLVQQFVDELRPLIDIPIFFVDERLTTVAAERMMIDLKIKPEQRRARIDEVAASIILQDFLDSQR is encoded by the coding sequence ATGAGCAGCGAACCCGGACGGGTGATGGCGCTCGATGTCGGCGAGCGGCGCATTGGCGTAGCATTGAGCGACCCGACCCGCATGCTGGCTTCGCCGCTGACAACAATCCGCGCCGTACCACGCTCCACCGCCCTGAAACGCATTCTCACCCTCATCCGCGATTACCAGGTAACGGCGCTGGTCGTCGGGCTGCCGCTGACCATGAACGGCGACATTGGTCCGCAGGCGACGCTGGTGCAACAGTTCGTCGATGAACTGCGTCCGCTCATCGACATTCCGATCTTCTTCGTCGATGAACGACTCACAACAGTTGCCGCTGAACGCATGATGATCGATCTCAAAATCAAGCCTGAACAGCGCAGGGCGCGCATTGATGAGGTGGCAGCGTCGATCATCTTGCAGGATTTTCTCGACTCTCAGCGCTAA
- a CDS encoding AAA family ATPase → MSITQIQRPLLIAMKGHPGSGKSAVARALSRRLRIPLIDKDDIKDVLDGHVEDAGGLAYIAMFNVARRQLLQHLSVICDSPLSEIGGYTTACVVAHDTGARLLVIECICSSEEEWRRRIEQRAALRLPAHHVTTWEHLQDHLRRRAETSNYPIQEPYLVVDTYAPLEDVLHTILEWIESVCR, encoded by the coding sequence ATGTCCATAACACAGATCCAACGTCCTCTGCTGATCGCAATGAAAGGTCACCCCGGATCCGGCAAGAGCGCGGTGGCGCGCGCGCTCAGCCGCCGTCTTCGTATTCCCCTGATCGACAAGGACGACATCAAGGATGTGCTGGATGGTCACGTCGAAGATGCTGGCGGGCTGGCATACATCGCCATGTTCAATGTAGCGCGCCGCCAGTTGTTGCAACATCTGAGCGTCATCTGCGACAGTCCGCTCAGCGAAATTGGCGGCTACACAACCGCCTGTGTGGTTGCGCACGATACCGGCGCACGTCTGCTGGTCATCGAATGTATCTGTTCGTCCGAGGAGGAATGGCGGCGGCGGATCGAACAGCGGGCGGCATTACGCCTGCCGGCGCATCATGTGACGACGTGGGAACACCTTCAGGATCATCTGCGCCGACGGGCTGAGACCTCAAATTACCCGATTCAAGAGCCGTATTTGGTGGTCGATACGTATGCGCCGCTCGAAGACGTGCTCCATACGATCCTGGAGTGGATCGAATCGGTATGCCGGTAG